The following coding sequences lie in one Microbacterium sp. XT11 genomic window:
- the map gene encoding type I methionyl aminopeptidase, whose translation MFRRSIYKTPAQLRAMVEPGLITAAALEAVRPLIRPGVTTLELDAEANRTILARGAESNFQLVRGYHHTICVSVNEEVVHGIPSSRVLEPGDIVSVDCGAQFDGWNGDSAITVVIPDAERPDLVRRREELSRVTEGSMWAGIAALATAAHLGDVGAAIEEYIEAQGPSEVSGEPYGILREYVGHGIGRKMHEAPSVFNYRTPDPGAEVKPGLVVAIEPMVTAGGEATFVEDDDWTVSTVDGSDGSHWEHSVAVHAGGIWVLTAPDGGAAGLAPFGVTPVPLA comes from the coding sequence ATGTTCCGTCGATCCATCTACAAGACCCCCGCGCAGCTGCGCGCGATGGTCGAGCCGGGCCTCATCACGGCGGCGGCGCTCGAGGCCGTGCGGCCGCTGATCCGCCCTGGCGTGACCACGCTCGAGCTCGACGCCGAGGCGAACCGCACGATCCTCGCCCGTGGCGCGGAGTCGAACTTCCAGCTGGTGCGCGGCTACCACCACACGATCTGCGTGTCGGTGAACGAGGAAGTCGTGCACGGCATCCCGTCATCGCGTGTCCTCGAGCCCGGCGACATCGTCTCGGTGGATTGCGGAGCGCAGTTCGACGGCTGGAACGGCGACAGCGCGATCACCGTCGTGATTCCGGATGCCGAGCGCCCCGACCTCGTGCGACGGCGCGAGGAGCTGTCGCGCGTGACGGAGGGGTCGATGTGGGCCGGCATCGCCGCCCTGGCGACCGCTGCGCACCTGGGCGACGTGGGCGCGGCGATCGAGGAGTACATCGAGGCGCAGGGGCCGTCGGAGGTCTCCGGTGAGCCCTACGGCATCCTCCGCGAGTACGTCGGCCACGGCATCGGACGCAAGATGCACGAGGCACCGAGCGTCTTCAACTACCGCACGCCCGACCCCGGCGCCGAGGTGAAGCCCGGCCTCGTCGTGGCCATCGAGCCGATGGTGACGGCAGGGGGAGAGGCGACGTTCGTCGAGGACGACGACTGGACGGTCTCGACGGTCGACGGATCCGACGGTTCGCACTGGGAGCACAGTGTCGCCGTGCACGCCGGCGGCATCTGGGTGCTGACGGCCCCGGACGGCGGCGCAGCCGGCCTCGCCCCGTTCGGCGTCACCCCCGTGCCCCTCGCGTGA
- a CDS encoding DsbA family protein, translating into MAAAKSNTNWFAIWVSAAVVVVLVVLGGVVVFLNNQATAPGATPASNNTFDAETGAIAIGDGKDTVSIFVDFLCPVCKSFEDQFGEGLEAAAASGEITLEYHPIAILDRFSQGTEYSSRSAGAAVCVAESDPDKYLDFAKVLFENQPEENTPGLTTEELASFASQVGADKAASCITDETYRKYGVSQASKHEIKGTPTVEINGTRLDLQKPADLKKLTDIVG; encoded by the coding sequence ATGGCAGCCGCGAAGAGCAACACCAACTGGTTCGCGATCTGGGTCTCGGCCGCAGTGGTCGTCGTGCTGGTCGTCCTCGGCGGCGTCGTCGTGTTCCTCAACAACCAGGCGACGGCCCCCGGAGCGACTCCGGCCAGCAACAACACGTTCGACGCCGAGACGGGCGCCATCGCGATCGGCGACGGCAAGGACACCGTTTCGATCTTCGTCGACTTCCTGTGCCCGGTCTGCAAGTCGTTCGAAGACCAGTTCGGAGAGGGGCTCGAGGCCGCCGCCGCCTCGGGTGAGATCACTCTCGAGTACCACCCCATCGCGATCCTCGACCGCTTCTCGCAGGGCACCGAGTACTCCTCGCGCTCGGCGGGCGCCGCCGTGTGCGTGGCCGAGTCCGACCCCGACAAGTACCTCGACTTCGCCAAGGTGCTGTTCGAGAACCAGCCCGAGGAGAACACCCCCGGCCTCACCACAGAGGAGCTCGCGTCGTTCGCATCGCAGGTCGGCGCCGACAAGGCCGCCTCGTGCATCACCGACGAGACCTACCGCAAGTACGGGGTGTCGCAGGCCTCCAAGCACGAGATCAAGGGCACGCCGACCGTGGAGATCAACGGCACCCGCCTCGACCTCCAGAAGCCTGCCGACCTGAAGAAGCTCACCGATATCGTCGGCTGA
- a CDS encoding adenylate kinase, with the protein MTAPQAHDSTARLLIVGPQGSGKGTQGVRIAESYGIPVVSTGDIFRANIKQGTPLGQQVTEILDRGDLVPDELTSEIVRDRLSQDDAVNGFLLDGYPRNTTQVAHLDAFLAEQGHALDAVILLDVPREESISRLTLRATEQGRTDDTPEAIAHRLDIYEQETAPIIDVYDERGIVDRVDGTGELDEITDRILAALAARGLRLAA; encoded by the coding sequence ATGACGGCACCTCAGGCACACGACAGCACGGCCCGGCTCCTCATCGTCGGCCCTCAGGGCTCCGGAAAGGGCACGCAGGGCGTGCGCATCGCCGAGTCCTACGGCATCCCCGTGGTGTCGACCGGCGACATCTTCCGCGCGAACATCAAGCAGGGCACGCCCCTCGGGCAGCAGGTCACCGAGATCCTCGACAGGGGAGACCTCGTGCCCGATGAGCTGACCAGCGAGATCGTGCGTGACCGCCTGTCGCAGGACGATGCCGTGAACGGGTTCCTGCTCGACGGGTACCCCCGCAACACGACCCAGGTCGCCCACCTCGACGCATTCCTCGCCGAGCAGGGCCACGCTCTCGACGCGGTGATCCTGCTCGACGTGCCCCGTGAGGAGAGCATCTCGCGCCTCACGCTGCGCGCCACCGAACAGGGACGCACCGACGACACCCCCGAGGCGATCGCGCACCGTCTGGACATCTACGAGCAGGAGACCGCGCCGATCATCGACGTGTACGACGAGCGCGGCATCGTCGACCGCGTGGACGGCACGGGCGAGCTCGACGAGATCACCGATCGCATCCTCGCGGCGCTGGCAGCGCGCGGTCTGCGCCTGGCGGCCTGA
- the rpmJ gene encoding 50S ribosomal protein L36 — MKVNPSVKPICDHCKVIRRHGRVMVICKSNPRHKQRQG; from the coding sequence ATGAAGGTCAACCCCAGCGTCAAGCCCATCTGCGATCACTGCAAGGTGATCCGCCGCCACGGCCGCGTCATGGTGATCTGCAAGAGCAACCCGCGTCACAAGCAGCGCCAGGGCTGA
- the infA gene encoding translation initiation factor IF-1 produces MAKKDGVIEIEGVVSEALPNAMFRVELTNGHKVLATISGKMRQNYIRIIPEDRVVVELSPYDLTRGRIVYRYR; encoded by the coding sequence ATGGCTAAGAAAGACGGTGTCATCGAGATCGAGGGCGTCGTGTCGGAGGCACTGCCCAACGCGATGTTCCGCGTTGAGCTCACCAACGGACACAAGGTTCTGGCAACGATCTCCGGCAAGATGCGGCAGAACTACATCCGCATCATCCCCGAAGACCGCGTGGTCGTGGAGCTCAGCCCCTACGACCTGACCCGCGGGCGCATCGTCTACCGCTACCGCTGA
- the secY gene encoding preprotein translocase subunit SecY → MFSAIARIFRTPDLRRKIGFTLAIIAIYRLGSNVPAPFVNFPNVEACLAENSGTEGLLGLVNLFSGGALLQLSIFALGVMPYITATIITQLLRVVIPHFEALHKEGQAGQAKLTQYTRYLTIALALLQSTTLVTVARSGQLFGTTDVAACQNLLTNDVWWAQLLIIIAMTAGTGLIMWFAELVTERGIGNGMSLLIFTSIAATFPGAMALIWQTKGFEIFLLVLLVGIVVMGLVVFVEQSQRRIPVQYAKRMVGRRTYGGTNTYIPIKVNMAGVIPVIFASSLLYIPALIAQFNTPQDGSTPAPWVTWITTYFTKGDHPIYMVAYFLLIIGFTYFYVAITFNPVEVADNMKKYGGFIPGIRAGRPTAEYLDYVLTRITLPGSIYLGLIALIPLIALAVVGANQNFPFGGASILIIVGVGLETVKQIDAQLQQRHYEGLLR, encoded by the coding sequence TTGTTTAGCGCCATCGCGCGGATCTTCCGCACGCCAGACCTGCGTCGGAAGATCGGTTTCACTCTGGCGATCATCGCCATCTACCGGCTCGGCTCCAACGTCCCCGCTCCGTTCGTGAACTTCCCGAACGTCGAGGCGTGTCTGGCCGAGAACAGTGGAACCGAGGGTCTTCTCGGTCTGGTCAACCTCTTCTCCGGCGGTGCACTGCTGCAGCTGTCGATCTTCGCCCTCGGCGTCATGCCCTACATCACCGCGACGATCATCACCCAGCTCCTTCGCGTGGTGATCCCGCACTTCGAGGCGCTGCACAAGGAGGGCCAGGCCGGTCAGGCCAAGCTCACCCAGTACACGCGGTACCTCACGATCGCCCTCGCCCTGCTGCAGTCGACGACCCTCGTCACGGTCGCGCGCAGCGGCCAGCTCTTCGGCACGACCGACGTCGCCGCGTGTCAGAACCTCCTGACCAACGACGTGTGGTGGGCGCAGCTGCTCATCATCATCGCGATGACCGCGGGCACGGGTCTCATCATGTGGTTCGCCGAGCTCGTCACCGAGCGCGGCATCGGCAACGGCATGTCGCTGCTCATCTTCACGTCGATCGCCGCGACGTTCCCCGGCGCCATGGCTCTCATCTGGCAGACCAAGGGCTTCGAGATCTTCCTCCTCGTGCTCCTCGTCGGCATCGTGGTGATGGGCCTCGTCGTGTTCGTCGAGCAGTCGCAGCGCCGCATCCCCGTGCAGTACGCCAAGCGCATGGTCGGACGTCGCACCTACGGCGGCACCAACACCTACATCCCGATCAAGGTCAACATGGCCGGTGTGATCCCGGTGATCTTCGCGTCGTCGCTCCTGTACATCCCGGCGCTGATCGCCCAGTTCAACACCCCGCAGGACGGATCGACGCCGGCGCCGTGGGTCACGTGGATCACGACGTACTTCACGAAGGGCGACCACCCGATCTACATGGTCGCGTACTTCCTGCTCATCATCGGCTTCACGTACTTCTACGTCGCGATCACCTTCAACCCGGTCGAGGTCGCCGACAACATGAAGAAGTACGGCGGGTTCATCCCCGGCATCCGCGCAGGACGTCCGACGGCCGAGTACCTCGACTACGTGCTCACGCGCATCACGCTTCCGGGATCGATCTACCTCGGGTTGATCGCGCTCATCCCGCTGATCGCACTCGCGGTGGTCGGCGCCAACCAGAACTTCCCGTTCGGCGGTGCGTCGATCCTCATCATCGTCGGCGTCGGTCTCGAGACCGTCAAGCAGATCGATGCGCAGCTGCAGCAGCGTCACTACGAAGGGCTCCTCCGATGA